Proteins encoded by one window of Nitrospirota bacterium:
- a CDS encoding 2-oxo acid dehydrogenase subunit E2 — protein sequence MPFDFVLPDLGEGITEGEIREWKIKEGDRVEEHQVVLEIETDKAVVEVPSPKKGSVVKIYRKEEGEIVKVGEVLMTIAEESEAFSEAPRKSTSVVGSLPEAEEKEILATPAVRTLAKELNVNLEALKGSGLGGSITKDDVMKVTEKSAPAEDQYGPVQRLPFKGLRRTIAKNLATAQRTTVFVTGMEEADITGLWDIREREKKALNEKGIHLTFMPFFIKAVQHALMEHPLLNASIDEERNEIVVKKYFNAGVAVDTPDGLMVPVIKEVDKKTILELAREIQELSVKARDRKIKLDEMKGSTFSITNYGHFGGTFATPVINYPDVAILGTGRISEKPWVFHGEIAIRKILPLSLTFDHRVTDGVDASRFLTKVKSYLEDPDLLFIESA from the coding sequence ATGCCGTTTGATTTTGTATTGCCGGATTTGGGAGAGGGAATTACGGAAGGCGAGATCCGCGAGTGGAAGATAAAGGAAGGCGACAGAGTGGAAGAGCATCAGGTGGTGCTTGAGATAGAAACGGACAAGGCGGTAGTTGAAGTCCCTTCTCCTAAGAAAGGTAGTGTTGTTAAGATCTACAGGAAGGAGGAAGGGGAGATCGTCAAGGTCGGAGAGGTCTTGATGACCATTGCTGAAGAAAGCGAGGCCTTTTCCGAAGCTCCGAGAAAATCCACGTCAGTTGTCGGGTCGCTTCCTGAGGCCGAGGAAAAAGAGATACTGGCAACTCCCGCGGTGCGGACACTGGCAAAGGAGCTTAATGTAAATCTGGAAGCTCTCAAAGGTTCCGGCCTTGGCGGGAGCATTACAAAAGACGATGTCATGAAGGTCACGGAGAAATCCGCCCCGGCAGAGGACCAGTACGGCCCGGTGCAGAGGCTTCCTTTTAAAGGCCTGCGCAGGACCATCGCAAAGAACCTCGCAACAGCGCAGCGCACAACCGTTTTTGTAACAGGTATGGAAGAAGCGGACATCACGGGTTTATGGGATATCAGGGAGAGGGAAAAGAAGGCGCTGAATGAAAAGGGTATTCATTTGACCTTCATGCCATTTTTCATAAAGGCTGTCCAGCACGCCCTCATGGAGCATCCGCTTTTGAATGCCTCAATTGATGAGGAGAGAAACGAGATAGTGGTGAAAAAATATTTCAACGCCGGCGTTGCAGTCGATACTCCTGACGGGCTTATGGTGCCGGTGATAAAAGAGGTGGATAAAAAGACGATCCTTGAGCTTGCGCGTGAGATACAGGAGCTGAGCGTGAAGGCGCGGGACAGAAAGATTAAATTAGATGAGATGAAGGGCAGCACCTTCAGCATAACAAACTACGGGCATTTCGGCGGGACCTTTGCCACGCCTGTAATAAATTATCCCGACGTAGCGATCCTCGGCACCGGCAGGATCTCCGAAAAGCCCTGGGTCTTTCACGGCGAGATTGCTATTCGGAAAATACTGCCCCTGTCGCTGACCTTCGATCACAGGGTGACTGACGGAGTAGACGCGTCAAGATTTTTAACAAAGGTGAAATCTTATCTCGAAGACCCGGACTTGCTGTTCATCGAGAGTGCTTAA